The Cystobacter fuscus DSM 2262 genome includes a region encoding these proteins:
- a CDS encoding carboxylesterase/lipase family protein, translating to MTNPTDTLIVDTSNGKLRGKRMGGVHAWLNIPYAAPPVGPLRFREPQPVQPWTGIRDATRFGASALQPPLIPGPLNAVISSSSQFSEDCLYLNVWSPAADGRKRPVWVWIHGGAYDLGGGSQYLGHELAKQGDIVFVSINYRLNAFGFLNLGGLFEDERFAHNAGMLDQVAALRWVKENIEAFGGDPGHVTIGGESAGSASVVTLMVMKAARGLFHGAIAQSAGMSLHADWDNSLDIAQEFASQLGVGRDNRDQLWSLPAPLLSRAMERTKKTRPEGLTTRPYFDGHVLPSSLKEARALRTPDIPLLIGTNLDEHRFFTVLRLPIMPLRRPRLANMLTRQLGAERADKLLALYPDTDRGLTDLGSHSIFTMPSIHFSEQHAQHAPTWRYRLDYPAPFLKLGAMHALDLFLLFPFPPKLTRLLLGKPTPELEALAQRMKRHWLRFVREGRPEEGWPAYDLETRKTLLLNLKDELVEDPEGERRRAWAERDVMPS from the coding sequence ATGACGAACCCCACCGACACGCTGATCGTCGACACGAGCAACGGCAAGCTCCGCGGCAAGCGCATGGGCGGCGTCCATGCCTGGCTGAACATCCCCTACGCGGCCCCGCCCGTGGGGCCCCTGCGCTTCCGCGAGCCCCAGCCCGTCCAGCCCTGGACGGGCATTCGGGACGCGACCCGGTTTGGCGCCTCCGCCCTCCAGCCGCCCCTGATCCCCGGCCCCCTCAACGCCGTGATCAGCTCCAGCAGCCAGTTCAGCGAGGACTGTCTGTACTTGAATGTCTGGTCGCCCGCGGCGGACGGACGCAAGCGCCCGGTCTGGGTGTGGATCCACGGCGGCGCCTATGACCTGGGGGGCGGCTCGCAGTACCTCGGACACGAGCTGGCGAAGCAGGGGGACATCGTCTTCGTCAGCATCAACTACCGCCTGAACGCGTTTGGCTTCCTGAACCTGGGAGGACTCTTCGAGGACGAGCGCTTCGCGCACAACGCCGGGATGCTCGATCAGGTCGCGGCGCTGCGGTGGGTGAAGGAGAACATCGAGGCGTTCGGCGGAGATCCCGGGCACGTCACCATCGGAGGCGAGTCGGCCGGCTCCGCCTCCGTCGTGACGCTGATGGTGATGAAGGCGGCACGAGGCCTCTTCCACGGCGCCATCGCCCAGAGCGCGGGGATGAGCCTGCACGCCGATTGGGACAACAGCCTGGACATCGCCCAGGAGTTCGCCAGCCAGTTGGGCGTGGGCCGCGACAACCGCGACCAGCTCTGGAGCCTCCCCGCGCCCCTGCTCTCGCGGGCCATGGAGCGCACCAAGAAGACGCGCCCGGAGGGACTCACGACCCGTCCCTACTTCGATGGCCATGTGCTGCCCTCGTCCCTGAAGGAGGCCCGTGCCCTCCGCACCCCGGACATCCCCCTGTTGATCGGCACCAACCTGGACGAGCACCGCTTCTTCACCGTGCTCCGCCTGCCCATCATGCCCTTGAGGCGACCGCGCCTCGCCAACATGCTGACGCGCCAGTTGGGAGCGGAGCGGGCCGACAAGCTCCTCGCGCTCTACCCCGACACGGACCGAGGCCTGACGGACCTGGGCAGCCACTCCATCTTCACCATGCCCAGCATCCACTTCTCCGAGCAGCACGCCCAGCACGCGCCCACCTGGCGCTACCGCCTGGACTACCCCGCCCCCTTCCTCAAGCTGGGGGCGATGCACGCGCTGGACCTGTTCCTGCTCTTCCCCTTTCCGCCCAAGTTGACCCGGCTGCTGCTGGGCAAGCCGACGCCGGAGCTGGAGGCGCTCGCCCAGCGCATGAAGCGGCATTGGTTGCGCTTCGTGCGCGAGGGCCGCCCCGAGGAGGGCTGGCCCGCGTACGACCTGGAGACGCGAAAAACCCTCCTGCTGAATCTGAAGGACGAGCTGGTGGAGGATCCCGAGGGCGAGCGGCGCCGGGCCTGGGCGGAGCGCGACGTGATGCCGAGCTGA
- a CDS encoding dirigent protein, translating to MRKAMFVAVSVVSLTAPMLGCVDNVPAEESWTLTTIADARSGIASPVDLAPPGDSPGDMFVFDQPLLNAAKENIGSNSGFCIRTLPGQFSECQWTLTMADGTITVAGREAETGPSSIPIVGGTGAYVGASGVLLTTPNGDRTFTQVLTFLKPKQ from the coding sequence ATGCGAAAGGCCATGTTCGTTGCAGTGAGTGTCGTATCCCTGACCGCCCCGATGCTGGGCTGTGTCGACAACGTCCCCGCGGAGGAGTCCTGGACGCTGACCACCATCGCCGATGCCCGCAGCGGGATCGCCTCGCCGGTGGACCTCGCACCGCCGGGTGACTCGCCGGGCGACATGTTTGTGTTTGATCAGCCCCTGTTGAACGCGGCGAAGGAGAACATTGGCTCCAACAGCGGCTTCTGCATCCGGACGTTGCCCGGCCAGTTCAGCGAGTGCCAGTGGACGCTCACGATGGCCGACGGCACCATCACCGTCGCGGGCCGGGAGGCCGAGACCGGCCCCTCCTCGATTCCCATCGTTGGTGGAACGGGCGCCTATGTGGGGGCGAGCGGGGTGCTGCTCACGACTCCCAACGGAGACAGGACGTTCACCCAGGTGCTCACCTTCCTGAAGCCGAAGCAGTAG
- a CDS encoding alpha/beta fold hydrolase, which translates to MRKPLLLSCLLLSTGCATPSVPRTGPSDGGGSPHQVKRVKVAQGVELEVLDFGGQGPALVFLSGLGNTGHVFDQLAPEFIARHHVYALTRRGFGASSWPDTGYDTPTLGLDVVHALDGLGIQKAVLAGHSMAGDEMTWVGTHLPERVDKLVYLDATDDRAGIAVFLRELSNPPMPTVEFPAGASREAVVAILTRDLGGPYPAHELDQAHEFDPTTGGYVRPRQRPDAVAQMIRGVARVDFSAPRAPVLSLFDGQGFAEWMEAMMSLERTPADFREKARDFLPGLRRDTEAADAALRKQPNWKLVKLENARHYLWLTHPADVVREMNTFLAP; encoded by the coding sequence ATGCGAAAGCCCCTGCTGCTGTCCTGTTTGCTCCTCTCCACTGGTTGTGCCACCCCGTCCGTGCCGCGAACGGGGCCCTCGGATGGCGGTGGTTCGCCGCACCAGGTGAAGCGCGTGAAGGTCGCGCAAGGCGTCGAGCTCGAGGTGCTCGACTTCGGGGGCCAGGGCCCGGCGCTCGTGTTCCTGTCGGGCCTGGGCAACACGGGCCACGTCTTCGACCAGCTCGCGCCCGAGTTCATCGCCCGTCACCACGTCTACGCCCTCACGCGCCGTGGGTTCGGCGCCTCGAGCTGGCCCGACACGGGCTATGACACCCCCACGCTGGGCCTGGATGTCGTTCACGCGCTCGACGGCCTGGGCATCCAGAAGGCCGTGCTGGCGGGCCACTCCATGGCGGGGGACGAGATGACCTGGGTGGGCACCCACCTCCCGGAGCGCGTCGACAAGCTCGTCTACCTGGACGCGACGGATGACCGGGCGGGGATCGCGGTGTTCCTGAGGGAGCTGAGCAATCCGCCCATGCCCACCGTCGAATTCCCGGCGGGGGCGTCACGCGAAGCCGTCGTGGCCATCCTCACGCGCGACCTGGGCGGTCCCTACCCCGCGCACGAGCTCGATCAAGCCCACGAGTTCGACCCCACCACCGGCGGCTACGTGCGCCCGCGCCAGCGCCCCGATGCGGTGGCACAGATGATCCGGGGAGTGGCCAGGGTGGACTTCTCCGCGCCGCGCGCGCCCGTGCTCTCGCTCTTCGACGGACAGGGGTTCGCCGAGTGGATGGAGGCCATGATGAGCCTCGAGCGCACGCCCGCGGACTTCCGGGAGAAGGCACGGGACTTCCTGCCCGGGCTGCGGCGGGACACGGAGGCCGCGGACGCCGCGCTGCGCAAGCAGCCGAACTGGAAGCTGGTGAAGCTCGAGAACGCGCGGCACTACCTCTGGCTCACCCACCCCGCCGATGTCGTACGGGAGATGAACACCTTCCTCGCTCCTTAG
- a CDS encoding acyl-CoA dehydrogenase family protein: MKQLSLGELLRAADQVAREVAAPEVTRVDGEGCWPETALRALQAAGLGGLVVPAAFGGQGQGLVALARTCEVLGRVCASTAICFGMHCVGSAVLAAKATPFQQRTFLEPIAAGEHLTTLALSESGIGAHFYLPQTRLSAVPGGYRLEGAKSFVTNGGHADSYVVSTLASVARLGDFSCVILPAQAEHLAWEGAWEGIGMRGNSARTLRLQDVFVPATHLLGQEGDEIWYVFNVVAPYFLIAMAGTYLGIASSALEEATAHLKHRHYAHGGASPSG; the protein is encoded by the coding sequence TTGAAGCAGCTGTCTCTCGGTGAGTTGCTCCGCGCGGCGGATCAGGTGGCGCGTGAGGTGGCTGCCCCCGAAGTCACCCGGGTCGACGGCGAGGGGTGCTGGCCGGAGACGGCTCTGCGCGCCCTCCAGGCGGCGGGGCTGGGTGGCCTGGTCGTCCCCGCGGCCTTCGGGGGTCAAGGACAGGGGCTCGTCGCGCTCGCGCGAACCTGCGAGGTGCTCGGCCGCGTCTGCGCCTCGACGGCCATCTGCTTCGGGATGCACTGCGTGGGGTCCGCGGTCCTCGCCGCCAAGGCGACCCCCTTCCAGCAACGGACGTTCCTGGAGCCCATCGCCGCGGGCGAGCACCTCACCACCCTGGCGCTCAGCGAGTCGGGGATCGGGGCTCACTTCTACCTGCCCCAGACGCGGCTCTCCGCCGTGCCCGGTGGCTACCGGCTCGAGGGGGCGAAGTCCTTCGTCACCAATGGCGGGCATGCGGATTCCTACGTCGTCTCGACCCTGGCCTCGGTCGCCCGGCTGGGGGACTTCTCCTGCGTCATCCTTCCCGCCCAGGCGGAGCACCTGGCGTGGGAGGGAGCCTGGGAAGGGATCGGCATGCGAGGCAACTCGGCCCGGACGCTGCGGCTCCAGGATGTCTTCGTCCCGGCCACCCATCTGCTCGGCCAGGAGGGGGATGAGATCTGGTACGTCTTCAACGTCGTGGCGCCCTACTTCCTCATCGCCATGGCGGGGACGTACCTGGGAATCGCGAGCAGCGCGCTGGAGGAGGCCACCGCGCACCTCAAGCACCGGCACTACGCCCACGGGGGCGCGTCTCCTTCCGGCTAG
- a CDS encoding acyl-CoA dehydrogenase family protein, which produces MLQHRLGTLWAVVERTRLLIHSAAERGDQGEATALAALCSAKAEVADCVVHVVNEAMTLVGGRGYSESGSPLFRHLRDARAAHVMSPTTDILRTWVGRALLDLPLLGD; this is translated from the coding sequence GTGCTCCAGCACCGGCTGGGAACGCTCTGGGCCGTCGTCGAGCGCACGCGGCTGCTCATCCACAGCGCCGCCGAGAGGGGAGACCAGGGCGAGGCCACCGCCCTCGCGGCGCTCTGCTCCGCCAAGGCCGAGGTCGCCGACTGCGTCGTCCACGTCGTGAACGAGGCCATGACGCTCGTGGGGGGGCGGGGCTACTCCGAGAGCGGCTCACCCCTCTTCCGCCACCTGCGTGACGCGCGCGCGGCCCACGTCATGTCGCCCACCACCGACATCCTCCGCACCTGGGTGGGGCGCGCCCTTCTCGACCTGCCGTTGCTGGGGGACTGA
- a CDS encoding hybrid sensor histidine kinase/response regulator → MGTARALLVAMDTDSAGVLRERCGAHDVTLEQVPSADEVLARLESHPGAFDALVIGPLERRPLSLAQRVARLDRDVSVLVLAAPEQLEALRATFRYTPFIGQRTSLHGAEGVAKLAEALQRAVQQTRLWREHQRTLQAVSSRLQAEEPVRPRPSAVLDRLLELAPVGILALDANGYARVRNPAARRILGQAEERLSRVPLVLLLPPGFEALLEKVRATGASAQALLESRGPRGPRILEASLAPLPEDATGPGGFLLVLQDTTEQVTLQREREELLQQLEAAVRMRDEFLSVTSHELRTPLTSMLGWVQMLRNGTLSPEKQSRALEVIERNAKSQAQLIEDLLDVSRIISGKLRLEVASLQLESVVRAAVESVTPAAQAKDIRLQVVLDDTLGPVMGDAHRLQQVSWNLLTNAVKFTPKGGRVYVTLRRVSSSAELTVRDTGQGIVPEFLPHVFERFRQADSSATRLHGGLGLGLSIVRHLVELHGGSVSVSSEGTGKGATFVVSLPISPLRVTNQGADPARAEALPFDCPEGIAGLRVLLVEDEPDVREMLVTLLERCGLHVTAASSAAEAWELLLRDKPDVLISDVGMPGEDGHTFLRRVRALPAERGGRVPALAITAHARPEDRRKALLAGFQMHLAKPVPADELLLMLATLAGRL, encoded by the coding sequence GTGGGCACGGCGAGGGCTCTGCTGGTCGCGATGGACACCGACAGCGCGGGAGTGCTCCGCGAGCGGTGTGGTGCGCATGACGTCACCCTGGAGCAGGTGCCCTCGGCGGACGAGGTCCTGGCGCGCTTGGAGAGCCACCCGGGGGCCTTCGACGCGCTGGTGATCGGCCCGCTCGAGCGGCGGCCTCTTTCCCTGGCCCAGCGCGTGGCGAGGCTGGATCGCGACGTGAGCGTGCTGGTGCTGGCTGCCCCCGAGCAGCTCGAGGCCCTGCGGGCTACCTTCAGGTACACCCCCTTCATCGGTCAACGCACGAGCCTCCATGGCGCGGAGGGCGTGGCGAAGCTCGCGGAGGCGCTTCAGCGGGCCGTTCAGCAGACGCGGCTGTGGCGCGAGCATCAGCGCACGCTCCAGGCCGTCTCCTCGCGGCTCCAGGCCGAGGAGCCGGTCCGGCCGCGGCCCTCCGCCGTCCTCGATCGCCTGCTGGAGCTCGCCCCCGTGGGCATCCTGGCGCTCGATGCCAACGGCTACGCGCGGGTGCGCAACCCGGCGGCGCGGCGAATCCTGGGGCAGGCCGAGGAGCGGCTCTCGAGGGTGCCGTTGGTGTTGCTGCTGCCGCCGGGCTTCGAGGCGCTCCTGGAGAAGGTGCGGGCGACCGGCGCCTCGGCCCAGGCGCTGCTCGAATCGCGGGGCCCGCGCGGGCCGCGGATCCTCGAGGCCTCCCTGGCGCCCCTGCCCGAGGACGCGACGGGGCCGGGCGGGTTCCTGCTGGTGCTGCAGGACACCACCGAGCAGGTGACGCTGCAGCGCGAGCGCGAGGAGCTGCTTCAACAGCTCGAGGCCGCGGTCAGGATGCGTGACGAGTTCCTCTCGGTGACGTCGCACGAGCTGAGAACGCCCCTGACCTCCATGCTGGGCTGGGTGCAGATGCTGCGCAACGGCACGCTCTCCCCCGAGAAGCAGTCCCGGGCACTGGAGGTCATCGAGCGCAACGCGAAGTCGCAGGCGCAGCTCATCGAGGATCTGCTGGACGTCAGCCGCATCATCTCCGGCAAGCTGCGCCTGGAGGTTGCCTCCCTCCAGCTCGAGAGCGTCGTCCGGGCCGCCGTGGAGTCCGTCACGCCCGCGGCCCAGGCCAAGGACATCCGCCTCCAGGTCGTGCTGGACGACACCCTGGGTCCGGTGATGGGGGACGCGCATCGCTTGCAGCAGGTCTCCTGGAACCTGCTCACCAACGCGGTGAAGTTCACGCCCAAGGGTGGACGCGTCTACGTCACCTTGCGCCGGGTGAGCTCCTCGGCGGAACTCACGGTGCGCGACACGGGGCAGGGCATCGTTCCGGAGTTCCTGCCCCATGTCTTCGAGCGCTTCCGTCAGGCGGACTCCAGCGCGACCCGGCTCCATGGGGGGTTGGGGCTGGGCCTGTCGATCGTGCGCCACCTGGTCGAACTGCACGGGGGGAGCGTCTCCGTTTCGAGCGAGGGGACGGGCAAGGGAGCGACGTTCGTCGTGAGCTTGCCCATCTCTCCGCTGCGCGTGACGAACCAGGGCGCGGACCCGGCCAGGGCCGAGGCGCTCCCCTTCGATTGCCCGGAGGGGATCGCGGGCCTGCGGGTGCTGCTCGTCGAGGACGAGCCGGACGTGCGCGAGATGCTCGTGACCCTGCTGGAGCGCTGCGGGCTGCACGTGACGGCCGCCAGTTCCGCCGCCGAGGCCTGGGAACTGCTGCTGCGGGACAAACCGGATGTGCTCATCTCGGACGTCGGCATGCCGGGGGAGGATGGCCACACCTTCCTGCGGCGCGTCCGGGCGCTTCCGGCGGAGCGCGGTGGGCGGGTACCCGCCCTGGCCATCACCGCCCACGCGCGTCCGGAGGACCGGCGCAAGGCGCTGCTCGCCGGCTTCCAGATGCATCTGGCCAAGCCCGTGCCGGCCGATGAGCTGCTGCTCATGCTCGCGACCCTGGCGGGCCGGCTCTGA
- a CDS encoding MerR family transcriptional regulator, whose protein sequence is MEWSIQDIARLAGTTSRTLRHYDDVGLLEPSRIGSNGYRYYDQAALVRLQRILLLRELGLGLPAIAEVLQGQKDTTRALQTHLTWLRREQQRLARQITSVETTIRKLNGGEQLMAEEILDGFDNSQYEEEVVQRWGRDAYDKSQLKWTALGKDRQRDLMAEQERIAQALAEASVRGEDAASDEVQELVRQHHAWVSFFWVPNREAYINLGEMYVADPRFTAVYDKHTQGATRFIRDAMRVFAEKNLE, encoded by the coding sequence ATGGAATGGTCCATCCAGGACATCGCTCGCCTGGCGGGAACGACGAGCCGCACCCTGCGTCATTACGATGACGTGGGGCTGCTCGAGCCGAGCCGTATCGGGAGCAATGGCTATCGTTATTATGATCAGGCGGCGCTCGTCCGCCTGCAACGCATCCTGCTGCTGCGGGAGCTCGGCCTGGGTCTGCCCGCCATCGCCGAGGTACTGCAAGGGCAGAAGGACACCACCCGGGCCTTGCAGACCCACCTCACGTGGCTGAGGCGGGAGCAACAGCGTCTGGCGCGGCAAATCACGTCGGTGGAAACGACGATTCGCAAGTTGAACGGAGGAGAGCAGCTCATGGCCGAGGAGATTCTCGATGGCTTCGACAACAGCCAGTACGAAGAGGAGGTGGTCCAGCGGTGGGGACGGGACGCCTATGACAAGAGCCAGCTCAAGTGGACCGCCCTGGGCAAGGACAGGCAGCGCGACCTGATGGCCGAACAGGAGCGGATCGCCCAGGCACTCGCCGAGGCGAGCGTGCGCGGCGAGGATGCCGCCAGTGACGAGGTGCAGGAGTTGGTGCGCCAGCACCACGCGTGGGTGTCGTTCTTCTGGGTGCCCAACCGCGAGGCCTACATCAACCTGGGGGAGATGTACGTCGCGGATCCGCGCTTCACGGCCGTCTACGACAAGCACACCCAGGGGGCGACGCGGTTCATCCGGGATGCCATGCGCGTCTTCGCGGAGAAGAACCTGGAATAA
- a CDS encoding prolyl oligopeptidase family serine peptidase: MHHPRIKLALATLSLLAPLKPFAAGKGTAVPAPPVAASKPVVDTYHGVKVEDPYQWLEKGDDPEVRRWLQGERAYTRAVLDKLPSREAIRARVTTLLTHQSASHYALRQRGGTLFALKSQPPKQQSFLVVLPSVEDPSTARVLVDPMVLDPSGHTTIDFFVPSLDGKKVAVSLSKDGTESGDVTVYDVATGKPLPGESVPRVNGGTAGGSLTWNADGTGFFYTRYPRGEERPPEDRDFFQQVYFHQLGTPTAQDTYELGKGAPRIANYALSTSEDGAHVMAILGNGDGGEYAVYLRSQQGAWTQLSRFEDKLVSVAFGQDGALYALSRRDAPRGKVLRIPLAAPSLDKATVFIPQAEASIDGLLATATRLYVTEQLGGPMRMRMVGLDGKDLGRVPTPPVSSVGWPTRLGGDDVLFGSISYLAPTSVFRYSAGDGTLAKTALGRTSPVDTSHVRVERVMCTSKDGTQVPLNLLYADGTKRDGNNPTLLTGYGGFNISLSPSFHVLHFAFIEQGGVVAVANLRGGSEFGEEWHTQGSLTKKQNVFDDFHACAKLLVEKKWTKPERLAIEGGSNGGLLMGAALTQHPELFRAVLAHVGIYDMLRVELTPNGQFNTTEYGTVKDPGQFQALYAYSPYHHVKDGTKYPSVLFTSGENDPRVDPFHSRKMVARLRAATGSKRPVLLRTNDMGHGMGTPLSETIAEEVDVHAFLFNELGMKYRPVSR; the protein is encoded by the coding sequence GTGCACCACCCCCGCATCAAGCTGGCGCTCGCCACGCTGTCGCTGCTCGCTCCGTTGAAGCCGTTCGCCGCGGGCAAGGGCACCGCCGTACCCGCCCCACCCGTCGCGGCGAGCAAACCCGTGGTGGACACCTACCACGGGGTGAAGGTGGAGGACCCCTATCAGTGGCTCGAGAAGGGGGACGACCCCGAGGTGCGCCGGTGGCTCCAGGGAGAGAGGGCGTACACGCGGGCGGTGCTCGACAAGCTGCCCTCTCGCGAGGCCATCCGCGCCCGCGTCACCACGCTCCTCACCCACCAGTCCGCGTCGCATTACGCCCTGCGGCAGCGCGGCGGCACGCTCTTCGCGCTGAAGTCCCAGCCCCCCAAGCAGCAGTCCTTCTTGGTGGTCCTGCCGTCCGTGGAAGACCCCTCCACGGCCCGTGTGCTGGTGGACCCGATGGTGCTGGACCCGAGCGGCCACACCACCATCGACTTCTTCGTCCCCTCGCTCGACGGCAAGAAGGTGGCCGTGTCGCTGTCGAAGGACGGCACGGAGAGCGGGGACGTCACCGTCTACGACGTGGCCACGGGCAAGCCCCTGCCGGGCGAGTCGGTGCCACGGGTGAACGGTGGTACGGCCGGCGGCTCGCTCACCTGGAACGCGGACGGCACGGGCTTCTTCTACACGCGCTACCCGCGTGGCGAGGAGCGCCCCCCCGAGGACCGGGACTTCTTCCAGCAGGTGTACTTCCACCAGCTCGGCACGCCCACGGCACAGGACACCTACGAGCTGGGCAAGGGGGCGCCGCGCATCGCCAACTACGCGCTCTCCACCTCCGAGGATGGGGCGCACGTGATGGCCATCCTGGGCAACGGGGACGGTGGCGAGTACGCCGTCTACCTCCGGTCCCAGCAGGGCGCCTGGACGCAGCTCTCCCGGTTCGAGGACAAGCTCGTCTCCGTGGCCTTCGGGCAGGACGGGGCGCTCTACGCGCTGTCGCGCCGGGACGCGCCGCGCGGCAAGGTGCTGCGGATTCCGCTCGCCGCGCCGAGCCTGGACAAGGCCACCGTCTTCATCCCCCAGGCAGAGGCCTCCATCGACGGGTTGCTCGCCACCGCCACGCGCCTCTACGTGACGGAGCAGCTCGGCGGCCCCATGCGGATGCGCATGGTGGGCCTGGATGGAAAGGACCTCGGACGGGTGCCCACGCCGCCGGTGTCCTCGGTGGGCTGGCCCACGCGCCTGGGGGGAGACGACGTCCTCTTCGGCTCCATCAGCTACCTCGCGCCGACGAGCGTGTTCCGCTACTCGGCTGGCGACGGGACGCTGGCGAAGACGGCGCTGGGACGCACCTCTCCGGTGGACACGAGCCACGTGCGGGTGGAGCGTGTCATGTGCACCTCGAAGGACGGCACCCAGGTGCCGCTCAACCTCCTGTACGCGGATGGCACGAAGCGGGACGGCAACAACCCCACGTTGCTCACCGGGTACGGTGGCTTCAACATCTCCCTGTCCCCGAGCTTCCATGTGCTCCACTTCGCCTTCATCGAGCAGGGTGGGGTGGTGGCCGTGGCCAACCTGCGCGGTGGCTCGGAGTTCGGCGAGGAGTGGCACACGCAGGGCTCGCTGACGAAGAAGCAGAACGTCTTCGATGACTTCCACGCCTGCGCGAAGCTGTTGGTGGAGAAGAAGTGGACGAAGCCCGAGCGCCTGGCCATCGAGGGCGGCAGCAACGGTGGCCTGTTGATGGGCGCCGCGCTCACCCAGCATCCGGAGCTGTTCCGCGCGGTGCTCGCGCACGTGGGCATCTACGACATGCTGCGGGTGGAGCTCACGCCCAACGGGCAGTTCAACACCACCGAGTACGGCACGGTGAAGGACCCCGGGCAATTCCAGGCGCTGTATGCCTATTCGCCCTACCACCACGTGAAGGACGGGACGAAGTACCCGTCGGTGCTCTTCACCTCGGGCGAGAATGATCCGCGCGTGGACCCCTTCCACTCGCGCAAGATGGTGGCGCGGCTGCGGGCGGCCACGGGCTCGAAGCGTCCGGTGTTGCTGCGCACCAACGACATGGGCCACGGCATGGGCACGCCGCTGTCGGAGACCATCGCCGAGGAGGTGGATGTCCACGCCTTCCTCTTCAACGAGCTGGGCATGAAGTACCGGCCGGTGAGCCGTTAG
- a CDS encoding S8 family peptidase encodes MRLRTVSWMAVSVVSVSLLAGCAARNVPLPQPPSDEPCPQAALGSEARTGKFVTVAHAIPGEYIVVLRTPRPGETPLAPSVAADNLSARHGGRAFRTYAHALRGFASRMTAEQARAMASDPEVAYVEENGVMRAIGERQPDATWGIDRVDQRDLPLDNSYLYSANGKGVHAYIIDTGIRVSHSEFDGRAQADHDVFSDGRQGIDCHGHGTHVAATVGGRVYGVAKEVRLHAVRVLDCGGSGSTAGVISGVEWVAQNRQLPAVANMSLGGGKSQALDDSIRQAIAAGVTFVVAAGNDNQDACAVSPARAPEALTVGATEGSDKRASFSNWGSCVDVFAPGHQISSAWISDDNATRVLNGTSMAAPHVAGLTALFLERNPTATPAAVASVLVDNSTPGKVANAGRCSPNRLMYSGFLGDPAFRSPTVQTVKDTQ; translated from the coding sequence ATGCGTCTCCGTACAGTGTCTTGGATGGCCGTGTCCGTCGTCTCCGTGTCCTTGCTGGCGGGTTGCGCGGCCAGGAACGTTCCCCTTCCCCAGCCCCCTTCCGACGAGCCCTGCCCTCAGGCCGCGCTCGGGTCCGAGGCGCGCACCGGGAAGTTCGTCACCGTGGCCCATGCGATTCCGGGCGAGTACATCGTCGTCCTCAGGACACCGCGTCCGGGGGAGACGCCGCTCGCGCCTTCCGTGGCGGCGGACAACCTCTCGGCACGCCACGGCGGCCGCGCCTTCCGCACATACGCGCATGCCCTGCGCGGGTTCGCCAGCCGGATGACCGCGGAGCAGGCCCGCGCGATGGCCAGCGATCCCGAGGTGGCGTACGTGGAGGAGAACGGGGTGATGCGCGCCATCGGGGAGCGCCAACCCGATGCCACCTGGGGCATCGACCGTGTCGATCAGCGAGATCTGCCGCTGGACAACTCCTACCTCTACAGCGCCAACGGCAAGGGCGTGCATGCCTACATCATCGACACCGGCATCCGCGTCTCCCACAGCGAGTTCGACGGGCGCGCGCAGGCCGACCATGATGTCTTCTCGGATGGCCGGCAGGGCATCGACTGCCATGGGCATGGCACGCACGTGGCCGCCACCGTGGGCGGCCGTGTCTACGGCGTCGCCAAGGAAGTCCGTCTCCACGCGGTGCGCGTGCTCGACTGCGGGGGAAGTGGCTCGACCGCCGGGGTGATCTCCGGCGTGGAGTGGGTGGCCCAGAACCGGCAGCTCCCCGCGGTGGCCAACATGAGCCTGGGGGGCGGCAAGAGCCAGGCGCTCGATGACTCTATCCGTCAGGCGATCGCCGCGGGTGTCACCTTCGTGGTCGCCGCGGGGAACGACAACCAGGATGCCTGCGCGGTGTCTCCCGCGCGGGCCCCCGAGGCCCTCACCGTGGGCGCCACCGAGGGCAGCGACAAGCGCGCCTCCTTCTCCAACTGGGGGAGCTGCGTGGATGTCTTCGCGCCTGGCCACCAAATCTCCTCGGCCTGGATCTCCGATGACAACGCCACCCGTGTCCTCAACGGCACCTCCATGGCCGCGCCGCACGTCGCCGGCCTCACCGCGCTCTTCCTGGAGCGCAACCCCACCGCCACTCCCGCCGCCGTGGCCTCCGTGCTCGTCGACAACTCCACGCCCGGCAAGGTGGCCAACGCGGGGCGGTGCTCGCCCAACCGGCTGATGTACTCCGGCTTCCTCGGGGACCCCGCGTTCAGGAGCCCCACCGTCCAGACGGTCAAGGACACGCAGTAG